Proteins from one Penicillium digitatum chromosome 2, complete sequence genomic window:
- a CDS encoding Leucine permease transcriptional regulator (SAC3), putative, which produces MASPFNPSVGRGHRGGAPGVQGSTGRGRGEHTSTYVPRGSGAPRAARARGRGRGSVTWTARGRGRGAGAATHTVNGSQQPTEGPKPSAANSLFGQPNQHKPVASLFGAQPAQPAQHSPFSRLSAASSVAKNPFAQPTSVKKQQSSTKFVGGGSNVAASMEHASTLNNYQERFDKLKIDQVRQRERAIKDGQMADPNQPTSLKQAITPVGTCTSMCPDFERVERIVQKAVDKCEKHYNPATNQLEIMETKMVKRFRRAAAGNDEQLPSDIRTPKTLLQTMNYLIRYVINGGEPLAVIHMFVWNRTRSIRNDFSVQQLTQEEDVKTAVVCLERIARFHIVSLHLLSNPANTEQFDRHQEREQLNNTMLSLMYYYDDNRERIHFPNEDEFRAYHILFSIHDQRPDLEARVQKWPTALLASPRVQVALELFAAACNTWEPQGALDSRRPNAVAQGFYARFFNIVNSPSVSYLMACVAEVYFNHIRQTAIRAIWKAYCRTPLSQQSKNDHWTVEELTKVLHFDDDEQTIEYCNAQGLEFVENASGGLYLNWGDRSVDSVDFAPSSDHSFSETYVESKRAGRSLVAIILGMNISEAARMGMIDRSQLPQKSETMPEAEAEDGDLFVDDVDNQTPAPVVETPNALIQDTTASEFRIASESQKSLQSTAASSPSLFQSNLPPAASKPPNPFAAPFQPSRMAFPPSNPFANSIPSATVTPAVPSPFNSSPNPFSFPKETEKTDASALTTTPSLFQTKPSPSQPDATDKPAVSSVTPATPSSSAFASASSASSVFSKPAYENLKTETPATTAPASAFPKPSLFPPASSIADKPASIFSNGSSSVLSPGLSPFTAPSQFSFSKPSEPTQKTETPATTTPVHPTLFNPSTSPHAASAVDNPTSVFSSGAGAFTAPSLFSFSKLSEPTQKPEKPAPVPTASSSLFRPSTSPPTPLTESKNLFAPSIFSGANPFGPTNASVQSTALKSDTKVQQTTNAWDNPFAFQNAPPSFPAVDLGNTITPAAPSLFQAPKAPETALKAKDTAPMSSFGQPFSPFSVNNASTISGPSKAAAGQFPVLSSVFAVPKATQSSQNADVSATTAPTPENPPLGLSPSLGNLQSPKLSETSVFSQSAPAQAQIPVSKPINNSASISGTRRSVSHTQSTASSPPRTLFEALRQPKIFDTTSDAYSPETATTQSRAPLFHSPEPSVALGQQGALKRQHGATDADLFHQHKRRSSLKGKAPAAVSDGSFKRSVHFEEEKPLPPESQVSLVHKKSGVLKKKRVMDEQTESQPEEQGPSTKVPKVSTGDEYVPFKFSVYKAENRPMPKLPILEKLEEKLARAKALCEPKRLTEEQLQYIEEARLKRARQVDEDEIALSRARILAEKLRTGPGIFDGWAGKSREPWHDPNRNPVARIVDKYHARKISQPTSHVPPRLTLNRTTRGYEVAYAPDTPGRPMSRTEQRIRRTGARGLAHVPLDFERHRREKEEMAQSKDGKMANLDNYKKDEEDKDVSSQVV; this is translated from the exons ATGGCTAGCCCGTTTAATCCTTCTGTGGGCCGCGGTCACAGGGGAGGCGCGCCGGGCGTGCAAGGCTCAACCGGGCGGGGAAGAGGTGAGCATACGTCAACATATGTGCCGAGAGGGTCAGGTGCGCCTCGTGCAGCGAGGGCTCGAGGGCGTGGTCGAGGGTCAGTGACATGGACGGCTCGTGGTCGTGGTCGCGGCGCAGGCGCTGCAACCCACACCGTGAATGGATCCCAACAACCCACGGAGGGCCCCAAGCCTAGTGCTGCCAACTCGCTATTCGGGCAACCAAATCAACACAAACCTGTTGCATCGCTGTTCGGCGCTCAGCCCGCTCAGCCCGCTCAACATTCTCCGTTTTCCAGACTTTCAGCGGCTTCGAGCGTCGCCAAAAACCCATTCGCCCAACCCACGAGCGTTAAGAAACAACAGTCCTCGACGAAATTTGTTGGCGGGGGATCTAATGTTGCCGCATCCATGGAGCATGCATCGACGTTGAACAATTACCAGGAACGCTTTGACAAA CTAAAAATCGATCAAGTGAGACAGCGCGAACGGGCGATCAAGGATGGGCAAATGGCAGACCCGAACCAGCCGACTTCCTTGAAACAGGCTATCACACCTGTGGGTACCTGCACCAGCATGTGTCCCGATTTCGAGAGGGTGGAGCGGATCGTGCAGAAAGCAGTCGATAAATGTGAAAAG CACTACAATCCGGCAACGAACCAGCTGGAAATTATGGAAACCAAGATGGTGAAGCGCTTCCGGCGTGCGGCAGCTGGAAATGATGAGCAATTGCCCTCGGATATCAGGACGCCAAAGACACTTTTACAAACCATGAACTATCTTATCCGTTATGTGATCAATGGTGGTGAACCGTTAGCCGTCATTCACATGTTTGTCTGGAACCGAACACGATCAATCCGAAACGACTTCTCAGTGCAGCAACTTACACAAGAAGAGGATGTAAAGACAGCGGTAGTTTGTCTAGAGAGGATTGCGCGATTTCATATCGTGTCCCTACATCTTCTTTCTAACCCGGCGAACACAGAGCAATTCGACCGTCACCAGGAGCGTGAGCAACTCAACAATACCATGCTCTCTCTCATGTACTACTACGATGACAACCGTGAGCGCATTCACTTCCCCAACGAGGATGAGTTTCGCGCCTACCACATCCTCTTCTCGATCCACGACCAGCGGCCTGACCTGGAAGCCCGTGTCCAGAAATGGCCAACCGCCCTACTTGCTTCGCCTCGAGTGCAGGTGGCATTGGAACTCTTTGCTGCTGCCTGTAATACATGGGAGCCTCAAGGTGCGCTGGATTCTCGCCGACCGAACGCAGTGGCTCAGGGATTCTACGCCCGCTTCTTCAACATCGTCAATTCCCCGAGTGTGTCATATCTGATGGCCTGTGTGGCTGAGGTTTACTTCAACCACATTCGTCAGACAGCAATCCGTGCAATCTGGAAAGCCTACTGCCGAACTCCGCTGTCACAGCAATCCAAAAATGACCATTGGACTGTGGAGGAATTAACCAAGGTTTTGCACTTTGACGACGACGAGCAGACAATTGAATATTGCAATGCACAGGGCTTAGAGTTTGTGGAGAACGCTAGTGGTGGACTCTATCTCAATTGGGGTGATCGATCAGTAGACTCTGTGG ACTTTGCCCCTTCCTCTGACCACTCTTTCTCTGAAACCTATGTGGAGTCGAAGCGCGCAGGACGTAGTCTTGTTGCCATCATTCTCGGCATGAACATCAGTGAAGCCGCAAGAATGGGCATGATAGATCGCTCCCAGTTGCCTCAAAAGAGTGAAACCATGCCTGAAGCCGAGGCCGAAGATGGGGATCTCTTCGTGGATGATGTTGATAATCAGACACCCGCACCTGTGGTTGAAACACCCAACGCCCTTATTCAGGATACGACTGCTTCTGAATTTCGGATCGCTTCGGAGTCCCAAAAATCTTTACAATCTACTGCTGCAAGTTCGCCTTCCCTCTTCCAGTCAAATCTACCTCCTGCCGCTTCAAAGCCGCCAAATCCTTTCGCGGCGCCCTTCCAGCCATCTCGTATGGCATTTCCTCCCTCAAATCCATTCGCAAATTCGATACCCTCGGCCACTGTTACGCCTGCAGTGCCGTCTCCCTTCAATTCTTCGCCAAATCCGTTCTCGTTCCCAAAAGAGACCGAAAAGACCGACGCTTCTGCCCTGACCACGACACCCTCGCTTTTCCAGACAAAGCCCTCTCCTTCTCAGCCTGACGCTACCGACAAGCCAGCTGTTTCGTCTGTTACCCCTGCCACGCCCTCATCGTCCGCTTTCGCctctgcttcttctgcttcgtCTGTTTTCTCAAAACCAGCGTACGAAAATCTTAAGACGGAGACACCTGCAACAACTGCTCCCGCGTCTGCATTTCCAAAGCCTAGTCTCTTCCCTCCTGCATCGTCGATTGCAGATAAACCCGCCTCCATTTTCTCGAATGGCTCCAGTTCTGTGCTATCCCCTGGCTTGAGTCCTTTCACAGCGCCATCTCAAttctccttctccaagcCATCAGAACCGACGCAGAAAACAGAGACTCCAGCGACAACTACCCCAGTGCATCCTACGCTGTTCAATCCCAGCACTTCGCCTCACGCAGCATCGGCTGTGGACAACCCTACCTCTGTGTTTTCTTCTGGCGCTGGTGCCTTCACTGCGCCGTCCCTAttctccttctccaagcTATCAGAGCCAACTCAGAAGCCAGAGAAACCAGCACCAGTTCCTACCGCGTCCTCTTCGCTGTTCAGGCCCAGCACCTCGCCTCCCACACCATTGACTGAATCCAAGAACCTCTTCGCGCCTTCGATATTCTCTGGTGCCAACCCCTTTGGTCCCACAAACGCCTCTGTACAGTCTACAGCCTTGAAGAGCGATACCAAAGTCCAGCAAACAACAAATGCATGGGATAATCCATTTGCGTTTCAGAACGCTCCGCCATCTTTCCCAGCCGTGGATCTGGGAAACACTATTACCCCTGCTGCTCCATCCCTATTCCAAGCACCCAAAGCCCCAGAGACAGCTCTCAAAGCCAAGGACACTGCGCCTATGTCGAGCTTTGGGCAGCCCTTCTCACCGTTCTCTGTGAACAATGCTAGCACCATTTCAGGTCCTTCGAAAGCGGCTGCAGGCCAATTCCCAGTCCTCAGCTCGGTTTTTGCAGTTCCCAAGGCAACGCAGTCAAGCCAGAATGCAGATGTTTCAGCAACTACTGCGCCCACGCCCGAGAACCCTCCATTGGGGCTGTCCCCGTCTTTGGGTAACCTACAGTCGCCCAAGCTGAGTGAAACTTCAGTGTTCAGTCAGTCTGCACCTGCACAGGCCCAAATTCCTGTCTCGAAGCCCATCAACAACTCTGCTTCGATTTCGGGCACGCGTAGGTCTGTCTCGCACACTCAATCGACCGCCTCGTCGCCTCCCCGGACTCTTTTTGAAGCACTTCGGCAGCCAAAAATATTTGACACCACATCTGACGCATATTCACCTGAAACGGCAACTACTCAGTCGCGAGCAcccttgttccatagccCAGAACCCTCGGTGGCTCTAGGACAGCAAGGGGCATTGAAACGCCAGCATGGGGCCACCGATGCAGATTTATTCCACCAGCACAAGAGGCGCTCCTCGCTGAAAGGGAAAGCTCCTGCGGCAGTGTCTGATGGTTCCTTCAAACGGTCTGTGCATTTTGAAGAGGAAAAGCCTCTGCCACCGGAGTCGCAAGTGTCCTTGGTGCACAAGAAGTCCGGAGTCCTCAAAAAGAAGCGAGTGATGGACGAGCAGACTGAGTCCCAGCCGGAGGAACAGGGTCCAAGTACCAAGGTGCCCAAGGTTTCCACAGGAGATGAATATGTCCCTTTCAAGTTCTCCGTATACAAAGCAGAAAACCGCCCCATGCCGAAGCTCCCGATCTTGGAAAAGCTGGAAGAAAAGCTTGCACGAGCCAAAGCGTTGTGCGAGCCAAAGCGTCTTACGGAAGAACAACTCCAGTACATCGAGGAAGCCCGACTGAAACGGGCTCGTCAAGTTGACGAGGACGAGATAGCTCTCTCTCGGGCACGGATCTTGGCTGAGAAGCTGAGGACTGGCCCTGGAATCTTCGATGGTTGGGCTGGAAAAAGCCGAGAACCATGGCACGACCCAAACAGAAACCCTGTCGCCCGAATCGTGGACAAGTACCACGCCCGGAAAATTTCCCAACCAACATCCCATGTACCCCCGCGTCTGACACTCAATCGCACTACCAGAGGATACGAGGTCGCTTACGCTCCTGATACTCCGGGCCGACCTATGTCCCGCACCGAGCAGCGAATCCGACGCACAGGTGCCCGTGGACTTGCCCATGTGCCCCTGGATTTCGAACGCCACAGGCGAGAGAAAGAGGAGATGGCTCAGAGCAAGGATGGAAAGATGGCGAATCTCGACAACTACAAGAAGGATGAGGAAGACAAAGACGTGTCTTCCCAGGTTGTTTAA
- a CDS encoding Expansin-like protein 1, producing MKYLRLASVVALVSAATVSAGPLGAREQDGSCPKGYTMSVYYKTITVETYPAATSVETTFTPTSTPVIVESESSAEPTVASSSTAIAVDTTTSSVSAVETSTAQTSAAQTSAAQASAAETSTVETSTVETSTVQTSTVETSTAQTSAAQTSAAQTSAAQNSAAQASAVETYAVETSVAEAAVVKTAPVVAVLPTTSTEIAAVIKTVAAPAVETTAVQTTAQAPVEVASTSTSQATVQAASTSTQSAPSFSATKSAINKSTSAGSSSGSAGEATFYGGNLAGGTCSFSGYTLPSHLFGTALSLQRWDDAANCGTCVSVTGPKGNSIKAMIVDQCPECESNHLDLFQDAFAELSEISAGVIPTTWSYVSCDLDGPLKLKNKEGTSAYWFSMQVVNANEAVTALEVSIDGGSSWKSTTRTSYNFFENSAGFGTSTVDVRITGASGKTVVVKDVGVSSGFEVTAVSNL from the exons ATGAAGTATCTTCGCCTAGCCTCTGTGGTCGCTCTTGTCAGCGCTGCTACTGTGTCCGCTGGTCCATTAGGCGCCCGCGAACAGGACGGATCCTGCCCCAAGGGCTACACTATGAGCGTCTACTACAAGACCATCACTGTGGAAACATACCCAGCTGCGACCTCTGTAGAGACTACATTTACCCCGACATCTACGCCGGTCATTGTCGAGTCCGAATCCTCCGCTGAGCCTACAGTGGCCTCATCGTCTACTGCGATTGCCGTGGATACTACGACATCTTCAGTCTCTGCTGTTGAGACCTCCACTGCACAGACATCTGCCGCTCAGACATCTGCTGCTCAGGCCTCTGCTGCTGAGACATCTACCGTTGAGACATCTACCGTTGAGACATCTACCGTTCAGACATCTACCGTTGAGACCTCCACTGCACAGACATCTGCTGCTCAGACATCTGCTGCTCAAACTTCTGCTGCTCAAAATTCTGCTGCTCAGGCCTCTGCTGTTGAGACATATGCTGTTGAGACCTCTGTCGCTGAGGCTGCAGTTGTCAAGACCGCCCCAGTCGTGGCTGTTCTGCCCACTACGTCAACTGAGATTGCTGCTGTCATCAAAACCGTTGCTGCTCCAGCCGTGGAGACCACCGCCGTGCAGACCACCGCTCAAGCCCCCGTCGAAGTCGCCAGCACTTCCACCAGTCAAGCTACTGTCCAGGCTGCCAGTACCTCTACTCAGTCTGCTCCTTCCTTCTCTGCCACCAAATCTGCAATCAACAAGTCTACCTCTGCCGGTTCCTCCAGCGGATCTGCCGGCGAAGCCACCTTCTACGGCGGCAACCTTGCTGGCGGAACCTGCTCGTTCTCCGGCTACACTCTCCCGAGTCACCTCTTCGGCACGGCCCTCTCCCTCCAGCGATGGGATGATGCCGCAAACTGCGGTACCTGTGTGTCCGTCACTGGACCAAAGGGTAACTCCATCAAAGCAATG ATCGTCGACCAATGCCCCGAATGCGAAAGCAACCACCTCGACCTTTTCCAAGACGCCTTTGCCGAACTCTCAGAAATCTCCGCCGGCGTCATCCCAACCACCTGGTCATATGTCTCTTGTGATCTGGATGGGCCTTTGAAACTCAAGAACAAGGAGGGCACATCTGCCTACTGGTTCTCGATGCAGGTCGTTAATGCCAACGAGGCTGTGACTGCGTTGGAGGTTAGCATTGATGGCGGTAGTTCATGGAAGAGCACGACCCGCACTTCGTACAACTTCTTTGAGAACAGCGCTGGGTTCGGGACTAGCACCGTTGACGTTCGGATTACCGGCGCTAGTGGCAAGACTGTTGTTGTCAAGGATGTCGGGGTTAGCTCTGGCTTCGAGGTCACTGCTGTGTCGAACTTGTAA
- a CDS encoding Protein NH2-terminal asparagine amidohydrolase, putative, with protein sequence MRIATLQFAPKLGDLHGNIEKANALLKNGKTIMVDGKELGVGVDVLKPDILVLPELAMTGYNFPSLEAIMPYLEPAGDGPSASWAREIARHLRCKVCVGYPEIEKDAQNPDKAAYYNSLLVVDENGEFILNYRKSFLYYTDETWAAEGQLERGFHELEFASQGTLSTLPNPAPQGEQILSEKKRVATSLGICMDINPYKFEAPFTKWEFATRVLDSKTQLVILSMAWLTTLNREELDALKDKPEMETFNYWLQRFWPLLQKRMQHEVDIDGGKVADSPKKIVIVFSNRSGEEPPTEDTKPPARYAGTSAIIAVTQRPTLNAAEKDTGSGAHTPDEESEREDAGVPFDVKILCWDMLGAAEEGVCFADTTADAQMVFALKKASG encoded by the exons ATGAGAATTGCTACTCTTCAATTCGCGCCGAAGCTAGGCGATCTCCACGGCAATATTGAGAAGGCAAATGCTCTGTTGAAGAATGGCAAGACCATAATGGTAGATGGAAAGGAGCTCGGGGTTGGGGTCGATGTGTTGAAGCCTGATATCTTGGTGCTGCCTGAGTTGGCGATGACGG GTTATAACTTCCCTTCGTTGGAAGCGATCATGCCATATCTCGAGCCAGCAGGTGATGGCCCCTCTGCCTCGTGGGCGCGCGAAATTGCCAGACACCTACGATGCAAGGTCTGCGTGGGGTACCCGGAGATTGAGAAAGATGCTCAGAATCCCGACAAAGCCGCATACTATAATTCACTTCTGGTAGTCGACGAGAATGGGGAGTTCATCCTCAACTACcgcaaaagcttcttgtaCTACACCGATGAAACGTGGGCAGCCGAAGGGCAACTTGAACGAGGGTTTCATGAGCTAGAATTCGCTTCCCAGGGCACTCTGTCTACCTTACCCAACCCGGCGCCGCAGGGTGAGCAGATTCTATCCGAGAAAAAGCGGGTCGCGACTTCCCTTGGGATTTGCATGGATATCAATCCGTACAAGTTTGAGGCGCCATTCACCAAATGGGAATTTGCAACTCGAGTTCTTGACTCCAAGACCCAGCTTGTCATTCTGTCCATGGCCTGGTTGACCACGCTGAACCGGGAAGAGCTCGATGCCTTGAAGGATAAGCCCGAGATGGAAACTTTCAACTATTGGCTTCAGCGATTCTGGCCCCTGTTACAAAAGAGGATGCAACATGAGGTGGATATTGACGGCGGAAAGGTGGCAGATTCTCCGAAGAAGATCGTCATAGTCTTTTCTAATCGGTCGGGCGAGGAGCCACCAACAGAGGATACCAAGCCACCGGCGCGATATGCGGGGACCAGCGCTATTATTGCGGTGACCCAACGGCCCACTCTTAATGCTGCGGAGAAAGATACAGGGTCAGGTGCACACACCCCGGATGAGGAAAGTGAGAGAGAGGATGCGGGCGTCCCATTCGACGTCAAGATACTTTGCTGGGACATGCTAGGCGCCGCGGAGGAAGGTGTTTGTTTTGCGGATACTACGGCGGATGCACAAATGGTCTTTGCCCTGAAAAAGGCTTCCGGGTGA
- a CDS encoding Helix-loop-helix DNA-binding produces MRHAYVNSARLLLSTTSLPRDKERSSQGRSALGLSMSDPTMNSPDNGSHKRKRDGSEDLGPDSQRLNRSSHGSNGSMDNQHNFGHGGLGNYDHGLPNTGAELNIDQQILQHVGPQNGLSDDNALTANAKAALAAHTPQHKYPPPPDSGFDASNLTQGLSFGDEMNQTPMGGGHNHNSTAAAVYAAREAQSMNQKPTVGSPEWHQIRKNNHKEVERRRREAINEGINQIARLVPNCDKNKGAILQRAIEYILQLQEEKKNIDEQFEKHSLTANHAIAEISGSNSKLKSEVARRNNIALKWLTRCRDAGLDFDDYEESKELESLEMD; encoded by the exons ATGCGGCATGCTTACGTCA ATTCAGCGCGACTCCTCCTCTCGACCACCTCCTTGCCAC GTGATAAAGAGAGATCATCCCAAG GACGATCAGCTTTAGGGCTCAGCATGTCTGATCCCACCATGAATAGCCCAGATAATGGCTCGCATAAGCGCAAGAGAGATGGCTCCGAGGATCTAGGTCCCGACTCGCAACGTCTTAACCGCTCTTCCCACGGAAGCAACGGCAGTATGGATAACCAGCACAACTTCGGCCACGGAGGGCTTGGAAACTACGACCACGGACTTCCCAACACTGGGGCCGAACTCAACATTGATCAACAAATTCTTCAGCATGTCGGTCCGCAGAACGGCCTGTCCGACGACAATGCGCTGACCGCCAATGCTAAAGCCGCCTTGGCTGCACACACTCCTCAACACAAGTACCCTCCTCCTCCGGATTCCGGGTTCGATGCGAGCAATCTTACGCAAGGGTTATCCTTTGGCGATGAGATGAATCAGACTCCCATGGGTGGTGGTCACAACCATAATTCGACGGCTGCTGCGGTCTATGCGGCACGCGAGGCTCAGAGTATGAACCAGAAGCCTACCGTCGGTTCTCCTGAATGGCACCAAATTCGCAAGAACAATCACAAAGAAG TTGAACGTCGCCGCCGCGAAGCTATCAATGAAGGTATCAACCAGATTGCTCGTCTTGTGCCGAACTGCGATAAAAACAAGGGCGCGATCCTCCAACGTGCCATTGAATATATCCTGCAGCTccaggaagaaaagaagaacaTCGACGAGCAATTTGAGAAGCACAGTCTTACTGCTAATCACGCTATCGCCGAGATCAGCGGCTCAAACTCCAAGCTTAAAAGCGAGGTCGCCCGACGTAACAACATTGCCCTGAAGTGGCTGACGCGTTGCCGGGATGCTGGCCTGGACTTTGATGATTACGAGGAGTCAAAAGAGCTGGAGTCACTGGAGATGGATTAG
- a CDS encoding kinesin, which produces MVYSKPTSGAMKRSASALEGPPGWGDVPPMMANSRSSFHPPYAHFAMIYLDRDGKLKVEESSSIQEQNSTIFTSEVRQNFLEILGERIGYHAPARQTLDTSPRRVRRRKGNAPAVSVSEDRLAEQDTDSEELPSGSAEMVPLRIGDAQKVMAYYEGALKHFQQLNCRMVAKAFIKFIEPRKQVRHPYNGGKPPAGSAPGTTGDPEKTKPEWWPPGVMHKEPDHLRKEYRIELLLHIIRKLGAYGITADKLKDVAGDTKRSLKHASHVAIIYEILRVRKMEERFERGEVDANMVVYTMNRGPSPKGDEEDDSATSVTIEEPENTSQGLMTPISSFEQASTSLTTPIDNLTSARSVIGSFSMAEPLTFENPTRQDRPYYNTPPQYTDSFSQPIISTPVTTEMISPHDVSVSAFDYSAQTTYPHSTPDPRAGVSGHYDTWTPSFRQNIFGQVDYATPTSSQGMPQPSMTYQMPMVSHMHDMSHHHAQQSHMDSIHQRSLPFRTGSLGHPPPNGMTLSHTV; this is translated from the exons ATGGTTTACAGCAAACCAACAAGCGGCGCCATGAAGAGGTCTGCTTCAGCTCTCGAGGGACCCCCGGGATGGGGCGATGTTCCT CCAATGATGGCCAACTCCCGGTCATCCTTCCATCCTCCTTATGCTCATTTTGCCATGATCTACCTGGACCGGGATGGCAAGCTCAAGGTTGAAGAATCATCTTCTATTCAAGAGCAAAACTCCACGATTTTCACCTCCGAAGTCCGTCAGAACTTCCTAGAGATTCTGGGAGAACGTATTGGCTATCATGCCCCGGCGCGCC AGACGCTGGACACCTCTCCTCGTCGAGTGAGACGTCGTAAGGGCAACGCTCCTGCTGTTTCTGTCAGTGAAGACCGCCTTGCCGAGCAGGACACTGATAGCGAAGAGCTTCCGAGCGGGTCTGCTGAGATGGTTCCTCTCCGCATCGGAGACGCCCAAAAGGTGATGGCCTACTACGAAGGTGCACTCAAGCACTTCCAACAGCTGAACTGCCGCATGGTTGCCAAGGCATTCATCAAATTTATCGAGCCTCGCAAGCAAGTGCGACACCCGTACAACGGTGGTAAGCCACCAGCAGGATCCGCCCCCGGTACGACGGGTGACCCAGAAAAGACCAAGCCCGAGTGGTGGCCTCCCGGTGTGATGCACAAGGAACCTGACCACTTGAGGAAAGAGT ACCGCATTGAGCTCTTGCTTCACATTATCCGCAAGCTCGGTGCTTACGGTATTACTGCCGATAAGCTCAAGGATGTTGCTGGCGACACCAAGCGGAGCTTAAAGCATGCATCACACGTCGCGATCATCTACGAAATCCTCCGGGTTCGTAAGATGGAGGAGCGCTTTGAACGAGGCGAAGTCGATGCCAACATGGTCGTCTACACTATGAATCGCGGCCCTAGTCCCAAGggcgacgaagaagatgactcCGCGACCTCGGTCACTATTGAGGAGCCCGAGAACACCAGTCAAGGATTAATGACTCCCATCTCGTCATTCGAGCAAGCATCCACCTCCTTAACCACACCTATCGACAATCTCACATCAGCCCGCTCCGTTATTGGCAGCTTCTCCATGGCGGAGCCTCTGACCTTCGAAAACCCTACCCGCCAGGATCGCCCCTACTACAACACACCTCCTCAATACACCGATTCCTTCTCGCAGCCCATTATCAGCACTCCCGTGACAACCGAGATGATTAGCCCCCATGACGTCTCAGTCTCAGCCTTCGACTACTCCGCTCAGACCACCTACCCACACTCTACACCCGATCCGCGCGCGGGAGTAAGCGGCCACTACGATACCTGGACCCCATCTTTCCGCCAGAACATCTTTGGCCAGGTTGACTACGCTACACCGACATCTAGCCAGGGTATGCCCCAGCCTTCGATGACATACCAGATGCCCATGGTATCGCACATGCATGACATGTCCCATCACCATGCCCAGCAGTCCCACATGGACTCCATTCACCAAAGATCCCTGCCTTTCCGCACAGGGTCACTAGGCCACCCACCACCTAACGGGATGACTCTCTCCCACACCGTCTAA
- a CDS encoding Proteinase inhibitor, propeptide: MSSYIITCKPDATDDQVQAVKYHAKEQGGIIGHEYSLIKGFVVSFPKGTVHSLDSNPHVEHIEVDQEVKTQ; the protein is encoded by the exons ATGTCTTCCTACATT ATCACGTGCAAGCCCGACGCAACCGACGACCAGGTTCAGGC CGTCAAGTACCATGCTAAGGAGCAAGGTGGCATCATCGGACACGAATACTCGCTGATCAAGGGCTTTGT TGTTTCTTTCCCCAAGGGTACAGTCCACAGTCTGGACTCAAACCCGCACGTGGAACACATCGAGGTAGACCAGGAAGTGAAGACGCAGTAA